A window of Nicotiana tabacum cultivar K326 chromosome 24, ASM71507v2, whole genome shotgun sequence contains these coding sequences:
- the LOC142178058 gene encoding uncharacterized protein LOC142178058, with amino-acid sequence MTEYEPCILGIRMAVNMNIKEHLDIGDSDLLIHQVQGEWSTKNVKILLYLHCVKEMSKKFTNIEFNHVPRIQNEFDDALATLSSMIQHIDKNYIDPIEVEIRDQHAYFFHVEEEPDGKP; translated from the coding sequence atgactgaatatgaacCATGCATCCTTGGAATCAGAATGGCAGTCAACATGAACATCAAAGAGCATTTGGACATAGGAGATTCTGATTTGCTGATACACCAGGTCCAAGGAGAATGGTCTACCAAGAATGTCAAGATACTGCTGTACCTACACTGCGTGAAGGAgatgagcaagaaattcacaaaTATTGAGTTCAATCACGTCCCCAGGATCCAGAACGAGTTCGACGATGCCCTTGCAACCCTATCGTCTATGATTCAGCATATAGACAAGAACTACATCGACCCTATCGAGGTAGAGATTAGGGATCAACATGCCTATTTCTTCCATGTAGAAGAAGAACCCGATGGCAAACCATAG